From Leptolyngbya sp. KIOST-1, one genomic window encodes:
- a CDS encoding winged helix-turn-helix transcriptional regulator, giving the protein MPHPFNGTKLDCPVHLVLSYIGSKWAILILQELFQGSRRTNEFLSALPGISTKTLTARLRELESYGLVKRTVFPEVPPRVEYSLTAKGREVQPIMAALNQVGQQWLVHSPGEGRNTPSNRSTTSYGPRSR; this is encoded by the coding sequence ATGCCTCACCCATTTAACGGTACGAAGCTCGATTGCCCGGTTCATCTGGTCTTGTCGTACATTGGCAGCAAATGGGCTATCCTCATTCTGCAAGAGCTGTTTCAGGGTAGTCGACGCACCAACGAGTTTCTGTCGGCCCTGCCTGGAATCAGCACCAAGACGCTAACGGCCCGCCTGCGAGAGCTAGAAAGCTACGGCCTGGTCAAGCGCACGGTTTTTCCTGAGGTTCCGCCGCGGGTCGAGTATTCGCTGACGGCCAAGGGGCGAGAGGTGCAACCCATTATGGCGGCCCTCAACCAGGTCGGGCAGCAGTGGCTGGTGCACAGCCCCGGTGAGGGCCGAAACACCCCTTCGAACCGTTCGACAACCTCCTACGGTCCCCGCAGCCGGTAG
- a CDS encoding DUF4327 family protein encodes MTPTTTKPLLGRHLTIDAIRDEAKQLVDCGTLDRCQPICALCGYIAAREWPFIEAELEENDYGLRDRIGDLIPHETWSND; translated from the coding sequence ATGACCCCGACGACCACAAAACCACTGCTTGGCCGACACCTCACCATCGACGCCATTCGCGATGAGGCCAAGCAACTCGTTGACTGCGGCACCCTGGATCGATGTCAGCCTATCTGCGCGCTGTGTGGCTATATCGCCGCCCGAGAGTGGCCGTTTATTGAGGCTGAGCTAGAGGAAAATGACTACGGTTTGCGCGATCGCATTGGCGATCTGATCCCCCACGAAACCTGGAGCAATGACTAG
- a CDS encoding SulP family inorganic anion transporter: protein MPHSCAPSSQCPVVRLLSRYVPALDWGLHYNPHDLVGDVMAGTIVAVMLIPQGMAYAMLAGLPPQVGLYASIVPLLIYALLGTSRALAVGPVAMVSLLVATSLSQVAAPGSPDYWAAALALALMIGLIQVCMGLVRLGFIVNFLSHAVIVGFTNAAALVIGLSQLKHLMGIKIPQSESFFETAHHLAQAAPDSNGVSLGLGLTSLAVLLFFNRHLPQVLSRWGVPPAWIGPVSRGGPLLVVITTIALVGLLNLDSRFGVAIVGDIPRGLPPLTYPPVDLTLWQRLLPTALTISFVGFMESIAVAKSLASKRRQRIDANQELIGLGAANLGAAFTGGYPVTGGFSRSIVNFSAGANTGLASIITAGLVALVVVLFTPLFYNLPQAALAAVILVAVINLLDFRSVGHLWRVSRSDAASLAITFGAVLTLGIEAGIVVGFVASVAFYLWRTSQPHIAEVGRVGDSEHFRNVKRHPVHTCPGVLAIRIDESLYFANSKYLEDYLMQAVAEHPTANALVLICSAINHIDGSALETLEALVDNFREAGVTVYLSEVKGPVMDQLERARFVQHLGGKERIFLSTHQAIAALEQA from the coding sequence ATGCCCCACTCCTGCGCCCCGTCATCCCAATGCCCTGTCGTTCGCTTGCTCAGTCGCTACGTCCCAGCCCTGGACTGGGGCCTGCACTACAACCCCCACGACCTGGTGGGAGATGTGATGGCCGGTACCATCGTGGCGGTGATGCTGATCCCCCAGGGGATGGCCTACGCGATGCTGGCTGGGCTGCCACCCCAGGTGGGGCTCTACGCCAGTATCGTGCCGCTGTTGATCTACGCCCTTTTGGGCACCAGTCGGGCGCTGGCCGTTGGCCCAGTGGCCATGGTGTCGCTGCTGGTGGCCACCAGTCTGAGCCAGGTAGCCGCCCCCGGCAGCCCCGACTACTGGGCTGCAGCCCTGGCCCTGGCCCTGATGATTGGGCTGATTCAGGTTTGCATGGGGCTGGTGCGGCTGGGGTTCATTGTGAATTTTCTCAGCCATGCCGTGATCGTAGGCTTTACCAATGCCGCGGCCCTGGTGATTGGCCTCAGCCAGCTCAAGCACCTGATGGGCATCAAAATTCCCCAGTCAGAGAGTTTCTTTGAAACGGCTCACCACCTGGCGCAGGCGGCTCCCGACAGCAATGGGGTCAGCCTGGGGCTGGGCCTGACCAGCTTGGCCGTGCTGCTCTTTTTTAATCGACATTTGCCCCAGGTGCTGAGCCGCTGGGGAGTCCCCCCGGCGTGGATCGGCCCTGTGAGCCGTGGAGGGCCTCTGCTGGTGGTGATCACGACGATCGCGCTGGTGGGGCTACTCAACCTGGATAGCCGCTTTGGGGTGGCCATTGTGGGGGACATTCCCCGGGGGCTACCGCCGCTGACCTACCCGCCCGTGGACCTGACGCTGTGGCAACGGCTCCTTCCCACAGCCCTGACCATCAGCTTTGTCGGCTTTATGGAGAGTATTGCGGTAGCCAAGTCCCTGGCCAGCAAACGGCGGCAGCGCATCGATGCCAACCAGGAACTGATTGGGCTGGGGGCCGCCAACCTGGGGGCCGCCTTTACCGGCGGGTATCCGGTCACCGGCGGCTTTAGCCGATCGATCGTGAATTTTTCGGCAGGGGCCAACACAGGGTTGGCGTCCATAATTACAGCGGGGCTGGTCGCCCTGGTCGTGGTGCTGTTTACGCCGCTGTTTTACAACCTGCCCCAGGCGGCCCTGGCGGCGGTTATTCTGGTGGCGGTGATCAATCTGCTGGATTTTCGGAGCGTTGGTCACCTGTGGCGAGTCTCTCGATCCGATGCGGCCAGCCTGGCCATTACCTTTGGGGCGGTGCTCACCCTTGGGATTGAAGCGGGAATCGTCGTCGGGTTTGTGGCCTCGGTGGCCTTTTACCTGTGGCGCACCAGCCAACCTCACATTGCCGAGGTGGGGCGCGTGGGCGACAGCGAACATTTTCGCAACGTCAAGCGCCATCCGGTACACACCTGCCCTGGGGTGCTGGCCATTCGCATTGACGAAAGCCTCTACTTTGCCAACAGCAAATATTTGGAAGACTACTTGATGCAGGCGGTGGCTGAGCACCCAACTGCCAATGCCCTGGTGCTGATCTGCAGCGCCATCAACCACATCGATGGCAGCGCCCTCGAAACTTTAGAAGCGCTGGTAGACAACTTCAGAGAAGCCGGGGTGACGGTCTACCTCAGCGAGGTCAAAGGTCCGGTCATGGACCAGCTAGAGCGGGCCAGGTTTGTCCAGCATTTGGGGGGCAAGGAGCGAATTTTTCTCAGTACTCACCAGGCGATCGCCGCCCTGGAGCAGGCTTAA
- a CDS encoding CAP domain-containing protein, producing MTRAALLPAIAQTPAPAPKVAVAQTNDAIAQELLRLVNVERRRVNAAPLVLNEKLTAAAQRHAQDMATSRRMSHTGSDGSTMRSRIDATQYRWSTIGENVAMGQPTPAAVMRAWMNSPGHRQNILNPAFTELGVGQATGGGRIYWAQVFARPR from the coding sequence ATGACCCGCGCCGCGCTCCTGCCGGCGATCGCCCAGACCCCTGCTCCCGCCCCGAAAGTGGCCGTAGCCCAGACCAATGACGCGATCGCCCAGGAACTGCTGCGGCTGGTCAATGTCGAGCGGCGGCGAGTCAATGCTGCCCCCCTGGTGCTTAACGAGAAGCTCACGGCGGCCGCCCAGCGCCACGCCCAGGATATGGCCACCAGCCGCCGCATGAGCCACACCGGATCGGACGGCTCTACGATGCGATCGCGCATCGATGCCACCCAGTACCGCTGGTCCACCATTGGCGAAAACGTGGCCATGGGTCAGCCCACCCCCGCCGCGGTCATGCGGGCCTGGATGAACAGTCCCGGCCATCGCCAGAATATTCTCAACCCGGCCTTCACCGAGTTGGGGGTAGGGCAGGCCACCGGGGGAGGTCGGATCTACTGGGCCCAGGTGTTTGCCAGACCCCGCTAG
- the lipA gene encoding lipoyl synthase: MAVKPDWLRVKAPQWERVGEVKAILQDLGLNTVCEEASCPNIGECFKAGTATFLIMGPACTRACPYCDIDFEKKPKPLDPTEPLRLAESVRRMKLNHVVITSVNRDDLADGGASQFVACIEAVKQTTPDTTIEVLIPDLCGNWQALETLLAARPHVLNHNTETVPRLYRRVRPQGDYARSLELLRRSRELAPWVYTKSGLMMGLGETDAEVQQVMDDLRAVDCDILTLGQYLSPGSKHLPVAEFITPAQFDAWRVAGEAKGFLQVVSSPLTRSSYHAEAVRQLMALHPR; this comes from the coding sequence GTGGCGGTAAAACCAGATTGGTTACGGGTAAAAGCCCCTCAGTGGGAACGGGTGGGGGAGGTCAAGGCGATTCTGCAGGACCTGGGCCTCAATACCGTCTGTGAAGAGGCGTCGTGCCCCAACATTGGCGAGTGCTTTAAGGCGGGCACCGCTACGTTTTTGATTATGGGCCCAGCCTGCACCCGCGCCTGCCCCTACTGCGACATTGATTTTGAAAAAAAGCCTAAACCCCTAGACCCCACGGAACCCCTGCGCCTGGCCGAGTCGGTGCGGCGCATGAAGCTCAACCACGTGGTGATTACCTCCGTGAACCGCGATGACCTGGCCGACGGTGGTGCCAGTCAGTTTGTCGCCTGCATTGAGGCGGTCAAGCAAACCACCCCCGACACCACCATTGAGGTGCTGATCCCGGACCTGTGCGGCAACTGGCAGGCCCTGGAGACCCTGCTGGCGGCGCGGCCCCACGTGCTTAACCACAACACCGAAACCGTGCCCCGCCTCTACCGGCGGGTGCGGCCCCAGGGCGACTATGCCCGTTCCCTGGAACTGCTGCGGCGCAGTCGGGAGCTGGCCCCCTGGGTGTACACCAAGTCGGGCTTGATGATGGGGCTGGGGGAAACCGACGCCGAGGTGCAGCAGGTGATGGATGACCTGCGGGCCGTAGACTGCGACATTTTGACCCTGGGCCAGTACCTGTCTCCGGGTAGCAAGCATTTGCCGGTAGCGGAGTTTATCACCCCAGCCCAGTTTGACGCCTGGCGGGTAGCGGGGGAAGCCAAGGGCTTTTTGCAGGTGGTGTCGTCGCCCCTGACCCGCAGCTCGTATCATGCCGAAGCCGTGCGTCAGCTGATGGCGCTGCATCCCCGCTAG
- a CDS encoding L,D-transpeptidase: MDSPSPLNRCLMVLCYGAAGLLAAATWQDQVNSRWRFETPFERTRLVRLLPVITQAPETFMTANTRIVISLSRRRLTLYQNEEVLDEFPVAIGQDTWETPVGEFAVRDMRVNPVWQHPITKEAVGPGPGNPLGSRWIGFSSQDRFRIGIHGTNQETLIGEAVSHGCVRMLEKDIHTLYSRIKIGTPIKVLP; this comes from the coding sequence ATGGATTCGCCATCTCCCTTAAATCGCTGTCTCATGGTGCTGTGCTACGGCGCGGCCGGACTGCTGGCGGCCGCCACCTGGCAGGACCAGGTCAACTCGCGCTGGCGGTTTGAGACACCCTTTGAGCGTACCCGATTGGTCCGGCTGCTGCCGGTCATCACCCAGGCACCCGAAACCTTCATGACCGCCAACACCCGGATAGTTATCAGCCTCAGTCGGCGACGGCTGACGCTCTATCAAAACGAAGAGGTACTCGACGAGTTTCCCGTCGCCATTGGTCAAGATACCTGGGAAACCCCGGTGGGCGAATTTGCCGTCCGCGACATGCGCGTCAACCCCGTGTGGCAACACCCCATTACCAAAGAGGCCGTCGGCCCAGGTCCCGGCAATCCCCTGGGCTCCCGCTGGATTGGCTTCTCGTCCCAGGACCGGTTCCGCATCGGTATCCACGGCACCAATCAGGAAACCCTGATCGGCGAGGCCGTCTCCCACGGCTGCGTGCGGATGCTGGAGAAGGACATTCACACCCTCTATAGCCGAATTAAAATCGGCACTCCAATTAAAGTCTTGCCTTAG
- a CDS encoding Gfo/Idh/MocA family protein: protein MQSSRNLPDPIRVGVIGVGNMGQHHTRVLSRFKDVELVGVSDVNVERGLDTAGKYRIRFFEDYQELLKHVDAVCVAVPTRLHHSVGMACLQAGVHILIEKPIAASIAEAESLVNAAAATNCILQVGHIERFNPAFQELHKVLKTEELLALEARRMSPYSQRANDVSVVLDLMIHDIDLLLELAGSTVATLTASGSRASNSGYLDYVTATLGFSNGIVATLTSSKVTHRKIRSITAHCKNSLTDADFLNNEILIHRQTTADCSSDYGQVLYRQDGLIEKVYTSNIEPLHAELEHFINCVRGGEKPSVGGEQALKALRLASLIEQMALDGKPWHHFDLAAIGTDLPVALQV from the coding sequence ATGCAATCATCCCGAAACCTGCCAGATCCTATTCGTGTCGGCGTTATTGGCGTGGGCAATATGGGCCAGCACCACACCCGTGTCCTCAGCCGGTTCAAAGACGTAGAGCTAGTTGGGGTTTCTGATGTCAACGTCGAGCGGGGGCTGGACACGGCAGGCAAGTATAGAATTCGGTTTTTTGAAGACTACCAGGAGCTGCTCAAGCACGTGGATGCCGTCTGTGTGGCGGTCCCGACGCGCCTCCACCACTCCGTGGGCATGGCCTGCCTGCAGGCTGGTGTCCACATCCTGATTGAAAAACCCATTGCCGCCAGCATTGCCGAAGCCGAGTCCCTGGTCAATGCCGCTGCCGCCACCAACTGCATTCTGCAAGTGGGCCACATCGAGCGGTTTAACCCCGCCTTTCAGGAGCTGCACAAAGTCCTCAAGACCGAAGAACTGCTGGCCCTGGAAGCCCGCCGCATGAGCCCCTACTCCCAGCGGGCCAACGACGTGTCGGTGGTGCTCGACCTGATGATCCACGACATTGATCTGCTGCTCGAACTGGCCGGGTCTACGGTCGCCACCCTCACCGCCAGCGGCAGCCGCGCCTCCAACTCCGGCTACCTGGACTACGTCACCGCCACCCTGGGCTTTAGCAACGGCATTGTGGCGACGCTGACCTCCAGCAAGGTCACTCACCGCAAAATTCGCAGCATCACCGCCCACTGCAAAAACTCCCTCACCGATGCCGACTTTCTCAACAACGAGATCCTGATCCACCGGCAGACCACCGCCGACTGCTCCAGTGACTACGGCCAGGTGCTCTACCGCCAGGACGGCCTGATCGAGAAGGTCTACACCAGTAATATTGAGCCCCTCCACGCTGAGCTGGAGCACTTTATCAACTGTGTGCGCGGCGGCGAAAAGCCCTCCGTAGGCGGCGAACAGGCGCTCAAGGCCCTGCGGCTAGCCAGTCTGATCGAACAGATGGCCCTCGACGGCAAACCCTGGCATCACTTCGACCTGGCCGCGATCGGCACCGACCTGCCGGTGGCCCTCCAGGTCTAA
- a CDS encoding hemolysin family protein, whose amino-acid sequence MGAFPNVLAVVIPEQMPAGAIASRLLAVLLLIGINAFFVAAEFSMVSVRRSRISQLVSEGDVQAKTVQQLQRSLDRLLSTTQLGITLSSLALGWVGEGTMAVTLAFWISKTPLNPAQSAALAHTLAIPTAFFLVAYLQIVLGELCPKSVAMLYPEQVARFLGPSSLTIARLFNPFIWILNQSTRLLLRLVNIRYSDQVSYSRLTPEELQLIIRTTAETPGLDAEERELLNNVFEFRDVTAEEIMVPRTQIHAIPQSSTLGELIEVVATTEHSRYPVMGDSLDDIQGMVELKQFLQPLARQQINADTPLAAWVKPARFVPEHTPLHELLATMQRTGQELVIVVDEFGGTAGLITLHDLTTEIIGEIHEPDDDEQLVQMLDDQSYRIKAHTDLEEVNDLLNLALPYADDYQTLGGFLIYQMQKIPRAGDRLVFGGLEWVVLSTDGPRLNDILARSLDLHDPLPQDSGSDRPGGSPSPNIDEIDESLRS is encoded by the coding sequence ATGGGCGCTTTCCCCAATGTATTAGCCGTTGTCATTCCCGAACAGATGCCAGCAGGCGCGATCGCGTCGCGCCTGCTGGCGGTACTGCTGCTGATTGGCATCAACGCCTTTTTTGTGGCGGCAGAGTTTTCTATGGTCTCGGTGCGGCGATCGCGCATCAGCCAGCTCGTCTCCGAAGGCGACGTACAGGCCAAAACCGTGCAGCAGCTCCAGCGCAGCCTCGATCGCCTGCTGTCTACCACCCAGCTTGGCATTACCCTGTCCAGCCTGGCCCTGGGGTGGGTGGGGGAGGGCACTATGGCCGTCACCCTGGCCTTTTGGATCAGCAAAACCCCGCTCAACCCGGCCCAGAGCGCGGCTCTGGCCCACACCCTGGCTATTCCCACCGCTTTTTTTCTGGTCGCCTACCTGCAGATTGTGCTGGGGGAGCTGTGCCCAAAATCCGTCGCCATGCTCTACCCCGAGCAGGTCGCCCGGTTTTTAGGCCCCTCCAGTTTGACCATCGCCCGCCTGTTCAACCCTTTTATCTGGATTTTGAACCAGTCCACCCGGCTGCTGCTGCGGCTGGTCAACATTCGCTACAGCGACCAGGTCAGCTACAGTCGCCTCACCCCCGAGGAACTCCAGCTGATCATCCGCACCACCGCCGAGACCCCCGGCCTCGATGCCGAAGAACGGGAACTGCTCAACAACGTGTTTGAGTTTCGCGATGTGACCGCCGAGGAAATCATGGTGCCCCGCACTCAGATCCACGCCATTCCCCAGTCCTCCACCCTAGGAGAGCTGATCGAGGTTGTGGCTACCACCGAGCACTCCCGCTACCCGGTCATGGGCGACTCCCTCGATGACATTCAGGGCATGGTAGAGCTGAAGCAGTTTTTGCAGCCCCTGGCCCGCCAGCAGATCAATGCCGATACCCCCCTGGCGGCCTGGGTCAAACCCGCTCGCTTTGTGCCTGAGCATACGCCGCTGCACGAGCTGTTGGCCACCATGCAGCGCACCGGGCAGGAACTGGTGATCGTGGTTGATGAGTTTGGCGGCACTGCCGGGCTGATTACCCTTCACGATTTGACCACTGAGATCATCGGCGAGATTCACGAGCCCGATGACGACGAACAGCTGGTGCAGATGCTCGACGATCAGTCCTACCGCATCAAGGCCCACACCGATTTAGAGGAGGTCAACGACCTGCTCAACCTGGCTCTGCCCTACGCCGACGACTATCAGACCCTGGGCGGTTTTTTGATCTACCAGATGCAGAAGATCCCCAGGGCGGGCGATCGCCTGGTGTTTGGCGGCCTGGAGTGGGTGGTGCTGTCTACCGATGGGCCACGCCTCAACGACATTCTGGCCCGATCGCTGGATTTACACGACCCGTTGCCCCAGGACTCCGGCAGCGATCGCCCTGGGGGCAGTCCCTCCCCCAACATCGATGAAATTGATGAATCGTTGCGGTCTTGA
- the pyrE gene encoding orotate phosphoribosyltransferase, whose translation MAELLLKIAPSDLLSLETAALRSPLLDLFCQGAYQEGDFVLTSGQRSTYYINGKLVTLHPQGALLVGRLLLDRVPVETTAVAGLTLGADPLVTAVSLVGLQGDRPLFPLIIRKEAKGHGTRAYIEGVTLPPGSAVTVLEDVVTTGQSALKAVDRLQAAGYQVNQILALVDRQQGGAELYQSHSLPFNALFTIQDIQAHWATLHSAE comes from the coding sequence ATGGCTGAGCTATTGCTGAAAATTGCCCCCTCTGATCTGCTGAGTCTGGAAACCGCCGCCCTGCGATCGCCCCTGCTCGATCTGTTTTGCCAGGGCGCCTACCAGGAGGGTGACTTTGTGCTCACCTCAGGGCAGCGCAGCACCTACTACATCAATGGCAAGCTGGTCACCCTGCACCCCCAGGGGGCGCTGCTGGTGGGCCGTCTGCTGCTCGATCGGGTTCCGGTTGAAACCACCGCCGTGGCCGGACTCACCCTGGGGGCCGATCCGCTGGTGACGGCGGTGAGTCTGGTGGGTCTCCAGGGCGATCGCCCCCTGTTTCCGCTGATTATTCGCAAAGAGGCCAAGGGCCACGGCACCCGCGCCTACATTGAGGGGGTAACGCTGCCCCCCGGCAGCGCCGTCACCGTGCTCGAGGATGTGGTTACCACTGGTCAGTCGGCGCTTAAAGCCGTCGATCGTCTCCAGGCCGCCGGGTACCAGGTCAACCAAATTCTGGCCCTCGTCGATCGCCAGCAGGGCGGGGCCGAGCTTTACCAGAGCCACAGCCTCCCCTTCAATGCCCTATTCACTATCCAGGATATCCAGGCCCACTGGGCTACCCTCCACTCCGCTGAATGA
- a CDS encoding SAM-dependent methyltransferase gives MTARPRPDIGFVPTPADAATAMLRLAALSAADVIYDLGCGDGRLLIQAALGYGVQGVGIDVDPLLLEQARASAQQAGVNQHLTFVQGNLFEADLHGATVVLIYLLPHLNLRLRSRLQTQLRSGSRVISHMFDMGDWPPDRTLRLEPSEEDSVLYLWQIP, from the coding sequence ATGACCGCCCGTCCTCGCCCCGACATCGGCTTTGTGCCGACCCCAGCCGACGCCGCCACGGCCATGCTCAGGCTGGCCGCGCTTTCGGCCGCCGATGTGATCTACGACCTGGGCTGCGGCGACGGTCGACTGCTGATCCAGGCTGCCCTTGGCTACGGCGTGCAGGGGGTAGGCATTGATGTGGATCCACTGCTGTTGGAGCAGGCCCGCGCCAGTGCCCAGCAGGCCGGGGTGAACCAGCACCTCACCTTTGTCCAGGGCAACCTGTTCGAAGCCGATCTACACGGGGCAACGGTGGTGCTGATCTACTTACTGCCGCACCTGAACCTGCGGCTGCGATCGCGTCTGCAAACCCAGCTGCGATCGGGCAGCCGCGTCATCTCGCACATGTTCGACATGGGCGACTGGCCCCCCGATCGCACCCTCCGCCTGGAGCCCTCTGAGGAAGATTCTGTGCTCTACCTGTGGCAGATTCCCTGA
- a CDS encoding class I SAM-dependent methyltransferase — MPDTITKLAYQAFQQGKSYFGLAHKTVTTQVMQAVNPPKHIQTKPLDVKDLQLLQQRMSALLERDWQDAEAGIYPKELLFDNPWDDFFRFYPLVCLDLPNIWDRLNKRDYHTFTEDVDTDGYPKYYLQNFHHQTNGYLSDLSANLYDLQVEILFNGTADPMRRRILAPLKQGLATAGVGSGAKVLDVACGTGRTLGMVRDALPKASLYGVDLSPTYLRKANETLSAKPGVLPQLIQANGESLPFVDNYFDGVASVFLFHELPATARQNVIDEMYRVLQPGGTVVLCDSIQRIDSPEFEVAMENFPAMFHEPYYRHYTTDDLNQRLSDAGFEEVSNQVHFMSKYWVACKPAAG, encoded by the coding sequence ATGCCTGACACCATCACAAAACTGGCCTACCAAGCCTTCCAACAGGGTAAGAGTTACTTTGGGCTGGCCCACAAAACTGTCACCACGCAGGTTATGCAGGCGGTCAACCCGCCCAAACACATTCAAACCAAGCCCCTAGATGTCAAAGATTTGCAGTTGCTGCAGCAGCGGATGAGCGCTTTGCTGGAGCGTGACTGGCAGGATGCCGAGGCTGGAATTTACCCAAAAGAGCTGTTGTTCGACAACCCCTGGGATGACTTCTTCCGGTTCTATCCGCTGGTTTGCCTGGATTTGCCCAATATCTGGGACCGGCTCAACAAGCGCGACTATCACACCTTTACCGAGGATGTGGACACCGATGGCTACCCCAAGTACTACCTGCAAAACTTCCACCATCAGACCAATGGCTACCTGAGCGACCTGTCGGCCAACCTGTACGACCTCCAGGTGGAAATTTTGTTTAACGGCACCGCTGATCCCATGCGGCGGCGCATTCTGGCTCCCCTCAAGCAGGGGCTGGCCACCGCTGGCGTTGGGTCAGGGGCCAAGGTGCTGGATGTGGCCTGCGGCACCGGGCGTACCCTGGGCATGGTTCGAGATGCTCTGCCCAAGGCGTCGCTGTACGGCGTTGACCTGTCGCCAACCTACCTGCGCAAGGCCAATGAAACCCTGAGTGCCAAGCCCGGTGTACTGCCGCAGTTGATTCAGGCCAACGGTGAGAGTCTGCCCTTTGTCGACAACTACTTCGATGGGGTGGCCAGCGTGTTTCTGTTCCACGAACTACCGGCGACGGCTCGCCAGAACGTGATTGACGAGATGTATCGGGTACTCCAGCCCGGCGGTACCGTAGTGCTGTGTGACTCAATTCAGCGAATCGATTCGCCTGAATTTGAGGTGGCGATGGAAAATTTCCCGGCCATGTTCCATGAGCCCTACTACCGCCACTACACCACCGATGACCTCAACCAGCGCCTGAGCGATGCTGGCTTTGAGGAGGTCAGCAACCAGGTTCACTTTATGAGCAAGTACTGGGTAGCCTGTAAGCCAGCGGCAGGCTGA
- the hisS gene encoding histidine--tRNA ligase has translation MEPIQSLPGTEDILPKAQFVGQDIKVADIHTWQRVEAAARELLGRAAYREIRTPTFEATALFERGIGEATDVVGKEMYSFKDKGDRGCTLRPENTAGVVRAYVQHSLYAQGGVQRLWYTGPMFRYERPQKGRQRQFHQLGVEVLGSADPRADVEVIALATDILQALGLQNLTFYLNSVGDRGDRARYREALVNYLTPYAADLDADSRDRLSRNPLRILDSKDEQTQAITASAPSILDYLGPESKRHFDQVLAQLSALGIAFELNPRLVRGLDYYTHTAFEIQSQDLGAQATVCGGGRYDSLVEELGGPATPAVGWAIGLERLTLLLETLQPSAPTTPDLYLVSRGEAAEANALQLAQKLRHQNLAVELDLSGAAFSKQFKRADRSGAAACLILGDDEAAQGTVQIKWLGSGEQTSLSQAALLSDIDGLLQQIQSARA, from the coding sequence ATGGAGCCAATTCAATCCCTACCCGGAACCGAAGACATTTTGCCCAAGGCGCAGTTTGTGGGCCAGGACATCAAGGTGGCCGACATTCACACCTGGCAGCGGGTGGAGGCGGCGGCGCGCGAGCTACTGGGCCGAGCCGCCTACCGCGAAATCCGCACCCCCACCTTTGAGGCCACCGCCCTGTTTGAGCGGGGCATCGGCGAGGCCACCGACGTGGTGGGCAAGGAGATGTACAGCTTCAAAGACAAGGGCGATCGCGGCTGCACCCTGCGACCCGAGAACACCGCCGGGGTGGTGCGGGCCTACGTTCAGCACAGCCTCTATGCCCAGGGCGGCGTGCAGCGGCTCTGGTACACCGGGCCCATGTTTCGCTACGAGCGCCCCCAAAAGGGCCGCCAGCGGCAGTTTCACCAGCTTGGGGTGGAGGTGCTGGGCAGCGCCGACCCCCGCGCCGATGTGGAGGTGATTGCCCTGGCCACCGACATTTTGCAGGCCCTGGGCCTCCAGAACCTGACCTTTTACCTGAACTCGGTGGGCGACAGGGGCGATCGCGCCCGCTACCGCGAAGCCCTGGTCAACTACCTGACTCCCTACGCGGCAGATCTGGATGCCGACTCGCGCGATCGCCTCAGCCGTAACCCCCTGCGCATTCTCGACAGCAAAGACGAGCAAACCCAGGCCATTACCGCCTCCGCACCCAGCATTCTGGACTACCTTGGCCCCGAGTCGAAGCGTCACTTCGATCAGGTGTTGGCTCAGCTCAGCGCCCTGGGCATCGCCTTTGAACTCAACCCGCGCCTGGTGCGGGGGCTAGACTACTACACCCACACCGCCTTTGAAATTCAGTCCCAGGACCTGGGGGCGCAGGCGACCGTATGCGGCGGCGGTCGCTACGACAGCCTGGTGGAGGAACTGGGCGGCCCCGCTACCCCAGCCGTGGGCTGGGCGATCGGCCTGGAGCGCCTCACCCTGCTGCTGGAGACCCTCCAGCCCTCCGCTCCCACAACCCCGGATCTCTACCTGGTTTCCCGGGGGGAAGCGGCCGAAGCCAACGCCCTCCAGCTCGCCCAAAAACTGCGTCACCAAAACCTGGCCGTGGAGCTGGACCTCAGCGGTGCCGCCTTCAGCAAACAGTTTAAGCGGGCCGATCGCAGCGGTGCTGCCGCCTGCTTGATCCTGGGCGACGATGAGGCGGCCCAGGGCACCGTGCAGATTAAGTGGCTCGGCTCCGGCGAGCAAACCAGCCTCTCCCAGGCCGCTCTGCTCAGCGACATCGACGGGCTTTTGCAGCAAATTCAGAGCGCTCGCGCCTAG
- a CDS encoding helix-turn-helix domain-containing protein → MASDEMSPVPGQGSLSDRELQIVELVASGLTNQEISEQLEISKRTVDNHISNILTKTATGNRVALFRWALQSGKVCIDEVNCCVLPEAKPESQEA, encoded by the coding sequence ATGGCAAGCGATGAGATGTCTCCGGTGCCCGGTCAGGGAAGCCTTTCTGATCGGGAGCTACAGATCGTGGAGCTAGTGGCATCGGGGCTAACCAACCAGGAAATTTCTGAACAGCTTGAGATCAGCAAGCGCACGGTGGACAACCACATCAGCAACATTTTGACCAAGACCGCGACGGGCAATCGGGTGGCGCTGTTTCGCTGGGCCCTGCAGTCGGGCAAGGTCTGCATCGATGAGGTCAACTGCTGCGTGCTGCCCGAAGCCAAACCCGAAAGCCAGGAGGCCTGA